The stretch of DNA AGATATTGGTGTATGTTTAGTAGACATAATTCATAATGACTACCAGAAATTTGAACGTTTTAGAATAATTTCCACATTTATTACATTCTTATACTCTATGTACAGTACTCAGGTTTGGCTTGGTTGATTGGGCATTGTTCTAATAATGATGATGACTCAGATGATTCGAGGACAGATGTCCGTGGCTTTGGTAAGCGATTGGGGCAATGTGCGACAACGAAGCATGGGTCAAAGGAGCGGAATGGTGCGAGATATGGGCAATAGGAGCAGCATGGGAGATGTGAGCCACTGGAGCGGCATGATGAGAGATGGTGGCATGGGACAGAGGAGCAACAGCATGATGAGAGGCCAAATGGATTGGTTGAGCGATCACTTTATGCACTGGCTGGGCAATCTTGATGTTGGTTGGTTCACGACGGACAACGGCGTTGAATCCGGAGTGATGATCAGCATGATAGTCAACGATGCGGTGATGCCCATCCGAATCCAGAAGGCTGTATTGTCCATGGACCTCATCTCCGTGACGGGTTTCGTGTTGACTCTTGATATCTCCGGTATGGTCATCATGAACAGAGTACGAGAATTCGTAATTGGCCGGAGCGTGATGTTCGACATCCTTCACGATGGTGTGATGGAGTGGAGCAGAGTGAATAGCGGCCACATGATGAACTGGAGCAATATGCTGAACTGGAGCGATATGATGCAGAGATGGAGCATAATGCTGGATGTTGGAGATCTGATGAGAGGTAGCATATCCGTGCTGTGGAATCAGTCCCGCGCTGGTAGCTGCTACCAGAGTAGCGAATAGAACGAACTGCGGaaaatgttaaatttattaCGAGTGTTTAAATAGTCTGAATTAAGAACATTACTTTAAAAGCCATAATGCTGTAGTATAGTGT from Toxorhynchites rutilus septentrionalis strain SRP chromosome 3, ASM2978413v1, whole genome shotgun sequence encodes:
- the LOC129777533 gene encoding cuticle protein 8-like; translation: MAFKFVLFATLVAATSAGLIPQHGYATSHQISNIQHYAPSLHHIAPVQHIAPVHHVAAIHSAPLHHTIVKDVEHHAPANYEFSYSVHDDHTGDIKSQHETRHGDEVHGQYSLLDSDGHHRIVDYHADHHSGFNAVVRREPTNIKIAQPVHKVIAQPIHLASHHAVAPLSHATISHHAAPVAHISHAAPIAHISHHSAPLTHASLSHIAPIAYQSHGHLSSNHLSHHHY